From Elaeis guineensis isolate ETL-2024a chromosome 16, EG11, whole genome shotgun sequence, a single genomic window includes:
- the LOC105058945 gene encoding probable metal-nicotianamine transporter YSL12, whose amino-acid sequence MTAGEHHVAEVEMEAVAEESSHQLRRRRGEEAAAGEGEAEAMSMERVFDEKPVPTWREQLTVRAFAVSALLGVMFSIIVMKLNLTTGIIPSLNVSAGLLGFFFVRTWARVLEKTGLLKQPFTRQENTVIQTCVVATSGIAFSGGFGSYLFAMSDTIAKQTTEENDAQNIKNPKLGWMIGFLFVVSFLGLFSLVPLRKIMIIDYKLTYPSGTATAHLINSFHTPQGAKLAKKQVRTLGKFFVVSFLWGFFQWFYTAGDDCGFAAFPTLGLQAYEHKFYFDFSATYVGVGMICPYLVNISVLLGGILSWGIMWPLIDAKKGDWYPAGLSPTSLHGLQGYRVFIAIALILGDGLYNFFKVLGRTISTFISQVKSKGNAATLPISDDSSPITTSGISFDDRRRTELFLRDQIQKPIAFGGYVVVAAVSIATLPHIFPQLKWYYVLVAYIFAPVLAFCNAYGCGLTDWSLASTYGKLAIFTIGAWAGASNGGVLAGLAACGVMMSIVSTASDLMQDFKTGYLTLTSPRSMFVSQVIGTAMGCVIAPSVFWLFFKAFKDIGVPGSEYPSPNALVYRNMAILGVDGFSSLPKHCLTLCYIFFGAAILINLLRDVVGKKVARFIPLPMAMAIPFYLGSYFAIDMCVGSLILFVWELIDKAKAATFGPAVASGLICGDGIWTLPQSVLALVQVKPPICMKFLSRSMNAKVDTYIATLS is encoded by the exons ATGACAGCCGGCGAGCACCACGTGGCGGAGGTGGAGATGGAGGCGGTGGCCGAGGAAAGCAGCCACCAGCTTCGCCGTCGGAGGGGGGAGGAGGCGGCCGCCGGCGAGGGAGAGGCGGAGGCGATGTCGATGGAGAGGGTGTTCGACGAGAAGCCGGTGCCGACTTGGCGGGAGCAGCTGACGGTGCGGGCCTTCGCGGTGAGCGCACTCCTCGGGGTGATGTTCAGCATCATCGTCATGAAGCTTAACCTCACCACGGGTATCATCCCCTCCCTCAACGTCTCCGCCGGCTTGCTGGGTTTCTTCTTTGTGCGGACGTGGGCCAGGGTTCTGGAGAAGACTGGTTTGCTGAAGCAACCGTTCACCCGCCAGGAGAATACCGTCATCCAGACCTGCGTCGTCGCCACCTCCGGCATCGCCTTCAGCG GAGGCTTTGGAAGTTACCTTTTTGCTATGAGTGACACCATTGCCAAGCAAACTACTGAAGAGAATGATGCACAAAACATCAAGAACCCAAAATTAGGATGGATGATCGGATTTCTGTTCGTTGTTAGTTTCCTTGGGCTATTCTCACTTGTGCCCCTTCGAAAG atcATGATCATCGACTACAAGCTGACATATCCCAGTGGCACTGCAACAGCTCACCTGATCAACAGTTTCCACACTCCTCAGGGTGCCAAGCTAGCAAA GAAACAAGTGAGAACATTGGGCAAATTCTTTGTAGTCAGCTTCTTGTGGGGATTTTTTCAATGGTTTTACACTGCCGGGGATGATTGTGGGTTCGCAGCCTTTCCAACACTAGGCCTCCAAGCCTATGAGCATAA GTTCTATTTTGATTTTTCAGCTACTTATGTTGGGGTTGGAATGATTTGTCCGTATCTTGTAAATATCTCTGTCCTCTTGGGAGGCATTTTGTCATGGGGAATCATGTGGCCTCTCATTGATGCTAAGAAAGGTGACTGGTACCCAGCAGGTCTATCACCCACTAGTCTTCATGGCTTGCAAGGATACCGG GTCTTTATAGCCATTGCCTTGATTCTCGGGGATGGCCTTTACAACTTCTTTAAGGTTTTGGGCCGAACAATCTCCACCTTCATATCACAAGTGAAGAGCAAAGGCAATGCTGCAACACTTCCCATTTCAGATGACAGTTCTCCAATCACGACATCAGGTATTTCCTTTGATGACAGACGTCGCACCGAACTCTTTCTCAGGGATCAAATCCAGAAGCCAATTGCATTTGGGGGTTATGTTGTTGTTGCTGCTGTTTCTATTGCCACCCTTCCCCACATCTTTCCACAACTCAAATGGTACTACGTCTTGGTTGCCTACATCTTTGCACCAGTGCTTGCCTTCTGCAATGCCTATGGTTGTGGCCTCACTGACTGGTCTCTTGCCTCCACCTATGGTAAGCTCGCAATTTTCACCATTGGAGCATGGGCTGGGGCCTCGAATGGTGGAGTCCTTGCAGGCCTTGCAGCCTGTGGTGTCATGATGAGCATCGTGTCTACTGCTTCGGACCTTATGCAGGACTTCAAGACTGGGTACCTGACTTTGACCTCTCCAAGGTCCATGTTTGTTAGCCAGGTAATTGGCACTGCCATGGGTTGTGTCATTGCACCATCAGTCTTCTGGCTATTCTTCAAGGCCTTCAAAGATATTGGTGTGCCTGGATCAGAATACCCATCACCTAATGCACTGGTTTATCGTAACATGGCAATACTTGGAGTTGATGGATTTTCATCATTGCCAAAGCACTGCCTCACCCTTTGCTATATCTTCTTTGGTGCTGCCATTCTCATCAACTTGCTGAGAGATGTTGTTGGAAAGAAGGTGGCAAGGTTTATACCACTCCCAATGGCGATGGCGATACCTTTTTATCTGGGATCATACTTTGCAATCGACATGTGTGTGGGGAGCCTGATATTATTTGTGTGGGAACTGATTGACAAGGCTAAGGCTGCCACTTTTGGGCCGGCGGTGGCATCTGGTTTGATTTGTGGTGATGGGATATGGACTCTGCCCCAGTCGGTTCTTGCCCTTGTTCAAGTGAAGCCACCCATATGCATGAAGTTTCTGTCAAGGAGCATGAATGCTAAGGTGGATACCTACATTGCAACATTATCTTAG